The Dethiosulfovibrio peptidovorans DSM 11002 genome has a window encoding:
- a CDS encoding AIR synthase related protein yields MSSMTDREYLVGKLPPAELENQILRYCGALRPEVIVGPGIGEDAALIEWPEGALLTVSSDPIVGAEGGAGRYLVHVNANDIACKGGDPAYLVVTLIVPVSMGKTFAEKTMAEIDQVCREIGVAVVGGHTEMTDRYEKPVVMGTMIGTTSYRYSSTDLAPGDGIIATKHIGLEGMAILANDRPDLLSFMSRDEISSIRSWLDEISVVPEARKIRHLAKYMHDPTEGGFLGGLSELSRLGRTGVDLYRENLPLHPLTIRASEEIGFDPLKLISSGVLLAVVSYEDVEESLCILESCGIAGSLVGRITEGKGNLEISTEEELWRVLGMAGRRI; encoded by the coding sequence ATGAGTAGCATGACCGATAGAGAATACCTGGTTGGGAAACTGCCTCCGGCGGAGCTGGAGAATCAGATATTGAGATACTGCGGAGCTCTCAGACCGGAGGTCATAGTAGGCCCTGGTATCGGAGAGGACGCCGCCCTCATAGAGTGGCCCGAGGGAGCTCTTCTGACCGTATCCTCCGATCCCATAGTGGGGGCGGAGGGGGGAGCCGGTCGGTATCTGGTCCACGTAAATGCCAACGATATAGCCTGTAAGGGAGGAGACCCTGCCTATCTGGTGGTGACCTTGATAGTGCCGGTATCGATGGGAAAGACCTTCGCCGAGAAGACCATGGCGGAGATAGATCAGGTCTGCCGTGAGATAGGAGTGGCCGTGGTTGGTGGTCATACGGAGATGACCGATCGTTACGAAAAGCCGGTAGTGATGGGTACAATGATAGGGACTACCTCCTACCGTTACAGCTCTACCGATCTCGCCCCGGGGGATGGCATAATCGCCACCAAGCACATAGGCCTGGAGGGAATGGCCATATTGGCCAACGACAGGCCCGATCTGCTTTCCTTCATGTCTCGGGATGAGATCTCCTCGATTCGATCCTGGCTGGATGAAATATCGGTGGTGCCGGAGGCACGTAAGATCAGGCATCTGGCCAAATATATGCACGACCCCACCGAGGGCGGGTTTCTGGGAGGGCTTTCGGAACTGTCCAGACTCGGTCGTACCGGGGTGGATCTGTACAGGGAGAATTTGCCCTTACATCCCCTGACCATCAGGGCTTCGGAGGAAATAGGTTTCGATCCCCTGAAGCTTATATCCTCCGGGGTCCTCCTTGCTGTGGTCTCCTACGAAGACGTGGAGGAGTCGCTCTGTATTCTGGAATCCTGCGGTATCGCGGGGAGTCTGGTGGGCAGGATAACCGAGGGGAAGGGAAATCTGGAGATCTCCACGGAGGAAGAGCTGTGGAGAGTTTTAGGCATGGCCGGGAGGCGCATCTGA
- a CDS encoding sulfurtransferase TusA family protein yields the protein MASETTVDARGLSCPQPVLETKKALNKASSDVVSILVDTETARNNVERFGKSKGWSASWEEQNGEYKVTFSRK from the coding sequence ATGGCTTCGGAGACTACAGTGGACGCCAGAGGGCTTTCCTGCCCTCAACCTGTCCTGGAGACAAAGAAAGCCCTGAACAAGGCATCCTCTGACGTGGTGTCCATCCTGGTGGACACGGAGACGGCCAGAAACAACGTAGAGAGGTTCGGAAAAAGCAAGGGATGGTCGGCATCCTGGGAGGAACAAAACGGAGAGTACAAGGTAACGTTCTCCCGTAAGTAG
- the thrC gene encoding threonine synthase: MGVSLVCTGCGEQVDDEKALRCPGCDGPLELPEVVGGRPGPRVAGETLIERYKDFFPFANGRADLSLGEGFTPLVKLDGLGKRLGLSSLWGKNEGANPTWSFKDRGTLAGVIHALESGYSRIGTVSTGNMAASVAAYGAKAGLETVILVGRGLPREKLGPIAMYGARLIKVDGDYGRLYYESLWLAKDRDIAFINSDAPFRVAGSRTIAYEICEQLNFTVPDWVLIPVSAGGNFRGIARGFREFFLSGLIDKVPRLMAVQADGCSPVVRAFEEGSPKVGRFDSPHTVAHAIENPFPPSGNEVLRLVRENGWSCRAVSEDSILEAQRELAMEGLFVQPASAVSLAALKDAVRDGLVESGQSAVLVLTGSGLKYTAVFGQHDLTWEESTLVSLGDALDRR, from the coding sequence ATGGGTGTTAGTTTGGTATGTACCGGATGTGGCGAGCAGGTCGACGACGAAAAAGCGCTTCGTTGTCCCGGTTGCGACGGTCCACTGGAGCTGCCGGAGGTCGTCGGTGGTAGGCCGGGTCCTAGGGTTGCCGGCGAGACCCTGATAGAACGATACAAGGACTTTTTTCCTTTCGCAAACGGAAGAGCCGATCTATCCTTGGGAGAGGGGTTCACCCCTTTGGTAAAGCTTGACGGACTTGGAAAAAGACTGGGACTTTCCTCATTGTGGGGCAAAAACGAGGGGGCGAATCCGACCTGGTCCTTCAAGGACAGGGGAACCCTTGCAGGGGTCATACACGCTTTGGAGTCGGGGTACAGCAGGATAGGCACGGTCTCCACCGGTAATATGGCCGCTTCCGTGGCGGCATACGGAGCCAAGGCCGGACTTGAGACGGTCATCCTGGTCGGAAGAGGGCTTCCAAGGGAAAAGTTGGGGCCGATCGCCATGTACGGTGCCAGGCTTATAAAGGTGGACGGAGACTATGGCAGGCTCTATTACGAAAGTCTCTGGCTCGCCAAGGACAGGGATATAGCCTTCATAAACTCGGATGCCCCGTTCAGGGTGGCCGGATCTAGGACCATCGCCTACGAGATATGCGAACAGTTGAACTTTACCGTGCCCGACTGGGTGTTGATACCGGTTAGCGCAGGAGGAAACTTCAGAGGAATAGCCAGGGGGTTCAGGGAGTTTTTTCTGTCAGGTCTGATAGACAAGGTGCCTAGGCTTATGGCGGTTCAGGCCGACGGCTGTTCTCCGGTCGTAAGGGCCTTCGAGGAGGGAAGTCCAAAGGTGGGCAGGTTTGACTCTCCCCACACCGTGGCCCATGCCATAGAGAATCCCTTTCCTCCCAGCGGTAACGAGGTCCTTCGCCTCGTCAGAGAGAATGGATGGAGCTGCCGGGCGGTTTCGGAGGATTCCATACTGGAGGCCCAGAGGGAGCTGGCGATGGAGGGGTTGTTCGTTCAGCCTGCCTCGGCGGTCTCCCTAGCTGCCTTGAAGGATGCTGTCAGAGACGGCCTGGTCGAGTCAGGCCAGTCCGCGGTTCTCGTGTTGACCGGGAGCGGCCTCAAATACACGGCGGTGTTCGGACAGCACGATCTGACCTGGGAGGAAAGCACCCTGGTAAGTTTGGGAGACGCTTTGGACCGACGATAA
- a CDS encoding transketolase, with protein sequence MVKYDLNDVKLNEMEEAARRCSGLAVSMVARAKSGHPAGSLSSMKLYLAAYDVADLTPENCDGTDRDYVVISHGHTSPAAYAVLAHNGFVDPLEAVADFRRCGSAFQGHVERAIPGIDWGSGNLGQGLSAGVGYGLALKKRGLDRHVYVLMGDGEQPKGQLAEARRIAVAHGIKDITVLVDMNDIQISGKVEDVMPVNIEALWKADGWAVLKADGHDFRSIYCAMEKAQGMDVPAVILCSTVMGKGVSFMEDRPDYHGKAATGDLYRQAMEELGQPDILVEAASLGDQVHYRGRSVEVPAVSVDTGSPRTYGVEEKVDNRSGFGNALADLGSLNCGVEGRTPILVFDCDLAGSVKTASFAKACPDGFVQCGIQEHSTATVAGAASCCGVIPVWADFGVFGLAEAYNQQRLNDINHCNLKLALTHVGLDVGEDGMTHQCIDYVSLLANTFGWKLVVPSDPNQADRATRWALAERGNVCLAMGRSTLHPLSDGKGKPFFGGDETFRYGDAHLLRDGGDCAVLALGAMASKAMEAADRLSDKGVEVKVYAVSCPLEVDMDALKDACSTGKVIALEDHCARTGMGSIWSSAAAEAGLTGRWSFMGVKRYGDSGPSSDVYEAMGLSSEGLVAKVERVLRG encoded by the coding sequence ATGGTAAAGTACGACTTAAACGACGTTAAATTGAACGAGATGGAGGAGGCCGCACGACGGTGTTCAGGGTTGGCGGTGTCCATGGTGGCCAGGGCCAAGAGCGGTCATCCGGCTGGGTCTCTGTCGAGCATGAAGCTCTATCTGGCGGCCTATGACGTTGCGGATTTGACCCCGGAAAACTGCGACGGAACCGACAGGGACTACGTGGTGATAAGCCACGGACATACCTCCCCGGCGGCCTACGCGGTGTTGGCCCATAACGGCTTCGTGGACCCCCTGGAGGCGGTCGCCGATTTCAGACGGTGCGGCAGCGCCTTTCAGGGACACGTGGAGAGGGCCATCCCGGGAATAGACTGGGGCAGTGGCAATCTCGGACAGGGACTCTCTGCCGGTGTCGGTTACGGATTGGCCCTTAAGAAGAGGGGACTTGACCGTCACGTCTACGTTCTCATGGGAGACGGAGAGCAGCCTAAAGGACAGCTCGCCGAGGCCAGACGAATAGCGGTGGCCCACGGTATAAAGGACATAACCGTTCTGGTGGACATGAACGATATCCAGATATCCGGCAAGGTAGAGGACGTCATGCCGGTAAACATAGAGGCTCTGTGGAAGGCCGACGGCTGGGCCGTTCTGAAGGCCGACGGCCACGATTTCCGTTCGATCTACTGTGCCATGGAAAAAGCTCAGGGTATGGATGTTCCGGCGGTCATCCTGTGCAGTACCGTGATGGGAAAAGGAGTCTCCTTCATGGAAGACCGCCCGGACTACCACGGCAAGGCCGCCACCGGAGACCTGTACCGTCAGGCTATGGAGGAGCTAGGTCAGCCCGATATCCTTGTCGAGGCAGCCTCTTTGGGTGACCAGGTTCACTATAGGGGGAGATCGGTGGAGGTCCCTGCAGTGTCCGTAGATACCGGGTCTCCAAGGACCTACGGGGTCGAGGAAAAGGTGGATAACCGCTCCGGATTCGGCAATGCCCTGGCCGATCTGGGATCGCTTAACTGTGGCGTGGAGGGGCGGACCCCCATACTGGTGTTCGACTGCGATCTGGCAGGGTCGGTCAAGACGGCCTCTTTCGCCAAGGCCTGTCCTGATGGCTTCGTCCAGTGCGGCATACAGGAGCACTCCACCGCCACCGTGGCCGGGGCCGCAAGCTGCTGCGGAGTTATCCCCGTATGGGCCGATTTTGGGGTTTTCGGCCTTGCCGAGGCCTACAACCAGCAGAGGCTCAACGACATAAACCACTGCAACCTGAAGCTGGCACTGACCCATGTGGGACTGGACGTGGGAGAGGACGGCATGACCCATCAGTGCATAGACTACGTGTCGCTCCTGGCCAATACCTTCGGATGGAAGCTCGTGGTGCCCTCCGACCCCAACCAGGCGGATCGGGCAACCAGATGGGCTCTGGCCGAGAGGGGCAACGTATGCCTAGCCATGGGACGCAGCACGCTGCACCCCCTGTCGGACGGCAAGGGCAAGCCCTTCTTCGGAGGAGACGAGACTTTCCGATACGGCGATGCCCACCTTCTGAGAGACGGCGGCGACTGTGCCGTTCTAGCCCTGGGAGCCATGGCTTCGAAGGCTATGGAGGCGGCGGATCGTCTGTCCGATAAGGGAGTTGAGGTCAAGGTCTATGCCGTATCCTGCCCTCTGGAGGTGGACATGGACGCCCTGAAGGACGCTTGTTCCACCGGAAAGGTGATAGCTCTGGAGGACCACTGTGCCAGGACCGGCATGGGCTCGATATGGTCTTCCGCAGCGGCCGAGGCTGGCCTGACCGGACGTTGGAGCTTCATGGGAGTCAAGCGTTACGGGGACTCGGGCCCCAGTTCGGACGTTTACGAGGCAATGGGACTTTCCTCCGAAGGCCTGGTGGCCAAGGTGGAGAGAGTCCTTCGGGGATAG
- a CDS encoding epoxyqueuosine reductase QueH, with the protein MSTGDAKRILLHICCGPDATIPWPKLALEGFDVTGFFYGGNIHPAGEYARRLQAVEAVARSNSGNLAPCRYLADPWFEAVRGLEDEPEGGRRCSVCFRVQLRAAAEVASGLGIDRLTTTLTISPHKDPEFINFIGREEADRLGLIWEDRVWRKRDGFLRSVRESRRLGIYRQNYCGCIYSMRNRDE; encoded by the coding sequence ATGAGTACTGGTGATGCCAAAAGAATTCTTCTCCATATATGCTGCGGTCCGGACGCCACCATTCCCTGGCCGAAGCTGGCCTTGGAGGGGTTCGACGTCACCGGTTTTTTCTACGGTGGCAACATCCATCCGGCAGGCGAATATGCCCGCAGGTTACAGGCGGTCGAGGCCGTTGCCCGGAGTAACTCCGGAAATCTGGCTCCCTGTCGGTATCTGGCCGATCCCTGGTTCGAGGCGGTGAGAGGACTGGAGGACGAGCCGGAAGGTGGACGGCGTTGTTCCGTCTGTTTCAGGGTTCAGCTAAGGGCGGCAGCCGAGGTGGCCTCTGGACTCGGCATCGATCGTCTGACCACCACCTTGACTATAAGTCCACATAAGGATCCGGAATTTATAAACTTCATCGGCAGAGAAGAGGCGGATAGATTGGGTCTTATCTGGGAGGACCGGGTATGGCGCAAGAGAGACGGGTTCCTACGGTCCGTGAGGGAGAGCCGCCGTCTAGGGATCTATCGCCAGAACTACTGCGGATGCATATACAGCATGAGGAATCGAGATGAGTAG
- a CDS encoding tRNA (adenine-N1)-methyltransferase, with the protein MAKPIEEGDYVRLWASNKKGDSFLIRLAKGGSLGSRIGAVRHDDVLAAGFGGEVLSTKGERFFVVRPTVSDFCRKIHRVTQVVYPKDAGVLLTSLDIRPGASVLECGSGSGGMTVFLAHFVGPGGRVYSYDVREDHQKVAMDNCRRWGVDDRVLFRVADVEEAGFQERDLDALFLDVRCPWKIVEPAVSALAPGGRLAVLVPTVNQVEMVLESLREAGCADLVVTETSQRNWKTNPKRLRPEDSMVAHTGFMVFASTLKAGVVPDEYW; encoded by the coding sequence ATGGCTAAACCCATAGAGGAGGGAGACTACGTCAGGCTCTGGGCCTCTAACAAAAAAGGAGACTCTTTTCTGATCCGTCTCGCCAAAGGCGGATCTCTGGGGAGCAGGATAGGTGCCGTCCGCCACGACGACGTACTAGCCGCCGGTTTCGGAGGCGAGGTCCTCTCGACGAAGGGAGAGAGGTTCTTCGTAGTGAGGCCTACCGTCTCCGATTTTTGCCGAAAGATACACAGGGTCACCCAGGTGGTCTATCCGAAGGACGCCGGAGTTCTGCTCACCTCGTTGGACATCCGTCCCGGAGCCTCCGTGTTGGAATGCGGCTCCGGCTCCGGAGGGATGACGGTATTTCTCGCCCATTTCGTGGGTCCCGGGGGCAGAGTCTACAGCTACGATGTCCGGGAGGATCATCAGAAGGTCGCCATGGATAACTGTAGACGCTGGGGGGTGGACGATAGGGTTCTCTTCAGGGTCGCCGACGTAGAGGAGGCGGGATTCCAAGAGAGGGATCTGGACGCCCTGTTCCTGGACGTGCGTTGTCCTTGGAAGATCGTGGAGCCCGCCGTGTCTGCCCTGGCTCCTGGGGGTCGGCTTGCCGTCTTGGTTCCCACGGTCAACCAGGTCGAGATGGTGCTGGAAAGCCTTAGAGAGGCCGGATGTGCCGATCTGGTCGTTACCGAGACCTCTCAGAGAAACTGGAAGACCAATCCTAAGAGGCTTCGTCCGGAAGACTCCATGGTCGCCCACACCGGGTTCATGGTGTTTGCCTCAACCTTGAAGGCAGGGGTGGTTCCCGATGAGTACTGGTGA
- a CDS encoding transporter substrate-binding domain-containing protein: protein MKKVLILCMAVLSFFVLSSTVLAASAMDKDTLLVGTESTFKPFEFRNEENKIVGFDIDLINTIASKMGKKVEIVDMAFDALIPSLLTGKIDMIAAGMSATPERAKRVAFSDVYYTTPDAFTVKADRTDIASLDDLDGKKVSVQLGTIQDAFVSKRKGLEVKRYQKTDDAFREVLLGRVDVACVDGTVTKENLKNNKDYTDTLKVAFFHPISQTGMALAMGLEDMELKKNVNAALAEVLSGPTFQELKDKWGID, encoded by the coding sequence ATGAAAAAAGTATTGATCCTATGTATGGCAGTCCTGTCTTTCTTTGTTCTGTCGTCGACGGTTTTAGCCGCCTCAGCCATGGACAAGGATACCCTTCTGGTGGGAACCGAGTCTACCTTTAAGCCCTTCGAGTTTAGAAACGAGGAAAATAAGATAGTGGGTTTCGATATCGATCTGATAAATACGATCGCCAGCAAGATGGGCAAGAAGGTCGAGATAGTGGACATGGCCTTCGATGCTCTCATACCCTCTCTTCTCACCGGCAAGATAGACATGATAGCGGCCGGAATGAGTGCTACTCCCGAGAGGGCAAAAAGAGTGGCTTTCTCCGACGTGTACTACACTACCCCTGACGCATTCACAGTGAAAGCGGACAGAACCGATATAGCCTCCCTGGATGATCTGGACGGTAAAAAGGTCTCTGTGCAGCTCGGGACCATCCAGGATGCCTTCGTGTCGAAGCGGAAGGGGCTTGAGGTGAAGAGATACCAGAAGACCGACGACGCTTTCAGAGAGGTCCTCCTCGGCAGGGTAGACGTCGCCTGCGTGGATGGTACCGTTACTAAAGAAAACCTGAAAAACAACAAGGACTACACCGACACGTTGAAGGTAGCCTTCTTCCATCCCATATCCCAGACCGGCATGGCTCTGGCCATGGGTCTGGAGGACATGGAGCTGAAGAAGAACGTCAACGCAGCTCTCGCAGAGGTGCTTTCCGGGCCCACCTTCCAGGAACTCAAGGATAAGTGGGGAATAGACTAG
- a CDS encoding translation initiation factor, translated as MARDKKRKVPLAEELPTGEDAFAEAAASMGFDVRFEDDSLSGDKELPIEDSPSDVSDFLKGKKAGLRIERKGRRGKTVTLIEGLGLDDVSLKSVAKELRKALGCGSSVEDSGVVLQGDNRERAGRWLSDRGVRIRV; from the coding sequence ATGGCAAGGGATAAGAAACGCAAAGTTCCCCTGGCGGAGGAGCTTCCCACAGGGGAGGATGCCTTTGCCGAGGCCGCTGCCTCTATGGGATTCGACGTTCGTTTCGAGGATGATTCCCTTTCGGGCGATAAGGAGTTACCCATAGAGGATTCTCCCTCCGACGTCTCGGATTTCTTGAAGGGAAAAAAGGCGGGGCTCAGAATAGAGAGAAAGGGTCGACGGGGAAAGACGGTGACCCTGATTGAGGGATTGGGCTTGGACGATGTCTCTCTGAAGTCGGTGGCCAAGGAGCTGAGAAAAGCCCTGGGCTGCGGATCCTCCGTGGAGGATTCCGGGGTGGTGCTTCAGGGAGACAACCGAGAACGAGCCGGTCGTTGGCTATCGGACCGAGGCGTTCGGATTAGAGTTTGA
- a CDS encoding M24 family metallopeptidase yields the protein MSNFDHLWNRVGRLRKEMAVRGLDGVLLTDVERYGWENVFYLSGFRGSSAAVLITDDDAMLSTDSRYVSQAAEQTPFRVLVQSKQQTIFDMIEEMLRRHSVRRCGFEGETLSYGTYRRLSSFSVIWEDTDGMIPAIRRTKDDLEISTIVKACQIASDAYERALTDVSVGMTELEFSKCLEGHIVSLGGEGGWPDHRFIVASGVRSALPHGTASDKKLAKGEWVTVDFGAAYGGYMSDLTRNFSLGEVSDPEFLEIHSLLEKAHSAGAEAIAPGKTGRDVDFVARSVIDKAGYGDFFGHGLGHGLGVEIHESPRLSPRSAEILSPGDVVTVEPGVYIPERGGLRLEDDYLVTEDGHRRLSCDLPQDFRILSL from the coding sequence ATGTCGAATTTCGATCATCTCTGGAACAGGGTTGGCCGTCTTCGTAAGGAGATGGCCGTCAGGGGGCTGGACGGGGTCTTGCTCACCGACGTCGAAAGGTACGGATGGGAAAACGTGTTCTATCTCTCCGGTTTTAGAGGAAGTTCTGCGGCGGTTCTCATAACGGACGACGACGCCATGTTGTCCACCGACAGTCGTTACGTGTCCCAGGCGGCGGAACAGACCCCCTTCAGGGTGCTGGTCCAGAGCAAGCAACAGACCATATTCGACATGATCGAGGAAATGCTTCGGAGGCACTCGGTCCGTCGTTGCGGTTTTGAGGGAGAGACCCTGAGCTACGGAACCTATCGGAGGCTGTCCAGCTTTTCCGTTATCTGGGAGGATACGGACGGAATGATTCCGGCCATCCGCAGGACCAAGGACGATCTGGAGATCTCCACGATAGTGAAGGCCTGTCAAATAGCGTCGGATGCTTATGAAAGAGCTCTGACGGACGTCTCTGTAGGTATGACCGAACTGGAGTTCTCCAAATGTCTGGAAGGTCATATCGTATCCTTAGGCGGCGAGGGAGGGTGGCCCGATCACCGTTTCATAGTGGCTTCCGGGGTAAGAAGCGCCCTGCCTCACGGCACCGCTTCGGACAAGAAGCTCGCCAAAGGCGAGTGGGTCACGGTCGATTTCGGAGCGGCCTACGGCGGTTACATGTCGGATCTCACCAGAAACTTTTCCCTAGGAGAGGTGTCCGATCCGGAGTTTCTCGAGATCCACTCGCTTCTGGAAAAGGCCCACAGTGCGGGAGCGGAGGCCATAGCCCCGGGAAAGACCGGTAGAGATGTCGACTTTGTGGCCCGTTCCGTTATCGATAAGGCCGGTTATGGAGATTTCTTCGGTCATGGTCTGGGGCACGGACTCGGGGTCGAGATACACGAATCGCCTCGACTGTCTCCCAGGTCGGCCGAGATCCTCTCTCCCGGAGACGTGGTGACGGTGGAACCGGGGGTGTACATCCCTGAAAGAGGCGGTCTGAGGCTGGAGGACGACTATCTTGTGACAGAGGACGGACATCGTCGTCTTTCCTGCGATCTCCCTCAGGATTTCAGGATACTTTCTCTTTGA
- the yedE gene encoding YedE family putative selenium transporter: protein MKGLDRILLSRMGPIVAGIAVGVLAPLLVHLGNPGNMGICVACFERDIAGALGLHRAGVVQYLRPEIMGIILGAFLSAMAFGEYRPRSGSSPVVRFFLGMFAMIGALIFLGCPWRGYLRLAGGDWNALFGLAGLFVGIGIGIFFLWRGFSLGRSHPEERSSGLMMPLMALGLLALLLIAPKFGAEGSGPVFFSAKGPGSMYAPWVVSLIVGLSIGWLAQRSRFCTVGSVRDLFMLKDSHLFNGIIALLIAAVATNYALGLFKPGFAGQPVAHTDGLWNFLGMVLAGLSFTLAGGCPGRQLIMSGEGDGDAAVFVLGMVAGAGIAHNFSLASSPKGITPYAPGAWIVGMIFCLAIGFMMRQKLD, encoded by the coding sequence ATGAAAGGTTTGGACAGGATCCTGTTGTCCAGGATGGGTCCTATCGTAGCGGGAATCGCCGTAGGGGTTCTGGCTCCTCTGTTGGTCCACTTGGGGAATCCGGGCAACATGGGAATATGCGTGGCCTGTTTCGAGAGGGACATAGCCGGTGCCCTGGGACTGCATAGGGCCGGGGTAGTCCAGTATCTCAGGCCGGAGATAATGGGAATAATACTGGGAGCCTTCCTCTCCGCCATGGCCTTCGGAGAATACAGGCCTCGGTCTGGTTCGTCTCCGGTGGTCCGGTTCTTCCTGGGGATGTTCGCTATGATAGGGGCCCTGATCTTCCTGGGATGTCCATGGAGAGGGTATCTCAGACTGGCAGGAGGAGACTGGAACGCTCTATTCGGGCTGGCCGGTCTCTTCGTAGGCATAGGAATAGGCATATTCTTCCTCTGGAGAGGGTTCAGCCTGGGAAGGAGCCACCCGGAAGAGAGGAGCTCGGGACTGATGATGCCCCTGATGGCTCTGGGACTTCTGGCTCTGCTCCTGATAGCCCCCAAATTCGGAGCGGAGGGTTCGGGCCCGGTATTCTTCTCCGCCAAGGGGCCGGGATCGATGTACGCTCCCTGGGTGGTCTCCCTTATCGTGGGTTTGTCCATAGGGTGGCTGGCCCAGAGAAGCCGGTTCTGCACAGTCGGCTCGGTCCGAGACCTTTTCATGCTGAAGGACTCCCACCTGTTCAACGGCATAATAGCCCTCTTGATCGCCGCAGTCGCGACTAACTACGCACTGGGACTGTTCAAACCGGGCTTCGCCGGTCAACCTGTGGCTCACACCGACGGCCTTTGGAACTTCCTCGGGATGGTTCTGGCCGGTCTGTCTTTCACCCTCGCCGGAGGCTGCCCCGGTAGACAGCTCATCATGAGTGGAGAGGGAGACGGAGACGCGGCGGTCTTCGTGCTGGGCATGGTAGCCGGAGCGGGAATAGCCCACAACTTCTCCCTGGCCAGCTCCCCGAAAGGCATAACCCCCTACGCACCGGGAGCTTGGATCGTAGGAATGATATTCTGCCTGGCGATCGGCTTCATGATGCGCCAGAAGTTGGACTGA
- a CDS encoding DUF3343 domain-containing protein, translating to MFNPILAYLLGWRYHDLDKGWEVCVIRCLATFDVTSMAIMFERLFRKKGLNVKVVPVPRSLSSSCGLACEYPCEDEEKIRSICVDRDIDVIGWHRLD from the coding sequence TTGTTCAACCCGATCCTTGCCTACCTTCTGGGGTGGCGTTATCATGACCTGGATAAAGGTTGGGAGGTGTGTGTCATACGCTGTTTAGCCACTTTCGACGTTACCAGCATGGCTATAATGTTCGAGCGGCTTTTTCGCAAAAAGGGCCTCAACGTCAAGGTCGTTCCGGTGCCCAGAAGTCTTTCGTCGAGCTGTGGGTTGGCCTGCGAATATCCTTGCGAGGACGAGGAGAAAATACGATCTATCTGTGTCGATAGGGATATAGACGTTATCGGTTGGCATCGTCTGGACTGA
- the rd gene encoding rubredoxin, with protein MKKYVCTVCGWEYDPAVGDPDSGIAPGTAFEDIPDDWVCPECGVGKDMFEEA; from the coding sequence ATGAAAAAATACGTTTGCACCGTTTGTGGCTGGGAATACGATCCTGCCGTAGGCGATCCCGACAGCGGAATCGCTCCGGGAACGGCGTTTGAGGACATCCCCGACGATTGGGTCTGTCCCGAATGCGGCGTCGGCAAGGATATGTTCGAGGAGGCCTAG